TAATGCATGTATGTGGATATATGATAAAGATGATGGAATTGTAGTGTATATTTCAGGAGATAAAAAAGAGACAACATTCTCATTAACTCGAAATAAAAAAATGTTTGAGGAAATAATTAGAAGAGTAAGAGTTCTAAATGATCTTCTAAAAGAGCAAAAATTGCCAATCTTGGAGCCATCTACTGAATGCTCTGAATGCCAATATTATGAAAGATGTTTCATGAAAAAGAAGAATTCCAAACAGATATCTCTAGCTGAGATGTTAGGAATGGGCGACAAAGATTAGTTAGATAAATGAAAAATATTGTAAAGGAAAAATTCCTTTTGGTTAATCGAGTGGTTCTGGATGTCCTTTACCACGAAGAGCGAAACACACTACTGCTAGTGCAATTGCGACTCCTGCTGCTGCGCCAAATGCGGCCATACCTGCTTCTGCCATTTGATAAAAACCCACTTAACGGGCTTTTATAACTTTGCCAATATTTTTTCTCTAAAAACAAAATATCATAATTTTTAAATTTTATGATACTATACAAGTCTACTTTGTAAATTCGAAGTGGAGTTCATTTTCTTGACCACTAGTCATTGAACTAAGATTGTAAAAGACATCGCCAGAAACTCGCCAAGTATTAGTCCCATCCTCAAAGTCATTCCATAATTCAGGAGTGTTGCCAGTATTTTTCAAGATTATTTTATCTCTAAGTACAATTGAGTTTTCACCTAGAAGAGTATAGTAATTTGATCCAAATTCTACCATTCCCTCAGGTCTACTACCAATTTCACCGCCTGAAATTTGCTCAGACTCAGAATATCCTGTTTCAAATAATTGATAATCCATGGTTTGAACTATCACAGAACGTGGATTAGGATTTGAAATTTTAAATGCAATCTCAATTGTTGCTGAACGTTCTGAAATTTTTGAAACTGAAATGTCTTCCAATTCTATTTCAAGAGGTTTTACCTGCTGAAGAATTTGAGTTTCAGGAGAAGATTTTTCAGAAGACGAAACTACTATTGTAGGTCCTATCAAAAGAATACTACCCAATACCACAGCAAGTGCTGCAACGGCAATACCAACAAAAATTTTAGGGTTCATTATCTTTCTATTTCCTCTTCATATCTTAAATGTTGAGATAGTTATTATACCATTGGAGACAGAAAAAAATAGTGCAGTACTTTCAAGCAGTTCAACAAGGAAAACTAAGAGCAAGTAAATCACAAATGAAGATGTTTGATGTAGCTGGATTTGCAATGCTAACTTTAACGACCAAAAAAATTGATGGAAAATTTCATCCAGTAGGAGAAGAAGAATTTACAGCAGTAATTAATTCTCCAGATGGATATATAGCAGTAATTGTAGATAAGGATGGATTTACAAAGGCTCAATCAAAGGCTGTTGAAAAAGAAGAAGCTATATCAATTTACAAAAAACTTCGAGATACTGGAATTGAAGAATATCCGGAAAAAGAGATTCAGATTTGGTCTGAAACAAGACCGACAATTCAAAACGAAATATCCGGATAATTATTTTGAACTAAGAATGATTTCTGTACCTATATTATCACCTTTAATGGCACTTTCAATATTTTTTGGAGTGGCCTTTAGAATTCTTGTTTTAATTTTGGAACGCTCTATAATTTTTAGAGCTACAATATCCATCAAATCGTATCCTCCGGCAACGGAATCTTCATGAACAAGCATATTTTTTAAATTCTTAAGTTCGATTCGTCTGAATTTTTTTGCATTTTTGAATTTATTTGGATCCTTATCATATACACCATCAACATCAGTTGCATTGAGAAATTGTTCAGCCTGTACTTTTTCAGCAATTAAAGCAGCAGTACCATTAGTGCTTTGACCAGGATGCAAACCTCCTGTAACTACAATTAATCCATCATCTACAGCATGTCTAACTTCTTGTAAAGTGGTTGGTGGATGAGAATATGCCTTATTTTTCAGAGCATAAATCAATAATTTTGCATTGAGTCTTGAAATTTCAATTCCCAATTCATCAAGAGTTGATTCATCTGCACCTGAAGATCTAGCATGAGAAATATAGTGTCGTGCAATATTTCCACCTCCAGCAATAACTATTGGCTGACAAATCTTACTAATTTTTACTAGAAACTCTGCATAGTCTTTTAGTACTTTGGCATTATCCATACCGAAAATCTTTCCAGATAATTTGATTACAATTCTTTTTTTCACTTTAGATCACCAATAATTGATTTTGCGGCAATTTCAACTTTCTTTCTGTTCTTTTCGTGAGTATAAATTCTAAGAATATTCATAAAGCCAGAAATCGCAGAAACAACTGGAATTTCTGAAATCGGCATCTCTTTAGCAGATGATTTACCATTCTCATTTGAAATCAAAATTATAGATTTAGATTCATTTTTGGATGGTGCAAGTGGAATTGATGGAGTAACTGAACTATCCACAAAGATTTCATTTTCGTCCACTTTGGATTTTTTAGAAATTACTGCTCTAAGTTCATCAGTTCTTGGTTTTTTCAGATTTGTCTGACTGGTCAATATTCTCTCAAACACACATTTTAGCAGTTTTCTATTTTGGTAGTCTTGAGCAAATTGTCTAGCACGTTTTAACTTTGTAGATTTTGATGAAACTAGAGTGGATAAAACGTATTCATCAGTGAGTTTGACAAATTCATTTAGATTAAAAGTTGTAAAACCAAATTCGTCATCAGATAATCTCAGTGCTTCAAGTAACATGACTTCTGCTGCTCTTACAGTTTTATGAAAATAAACAGCCTTGAACATTTGATATCTCGAATGCATCATAGATTCAAAGGAATACAATGCTGATCGTTCTAAAGCTAATTTTTTCTTATGTACATCAAGGGACTGTGTGATTCTTTTATGATCAATTTTTGCATGCTCAGCTCCCGTAAAATAACCATCTCTAAGTAGATAATCCATCATGTCTGCACTAAGTGTACCTGAAACAATTTCATTTAGATATTGAAATTTAGAATCTCCAAATGCAATTGTAGTAACAAGTTTTTTGTCATAACCATTTTTTGATAATATATCGCCAATTTCAGATTTTAGAATAATTTTTCTACCAAAATCTTCATGTGAGAACTTTCTTTTCTGAATTATTTCCTCAAAAAGATGAGAAAAGGGACCATGTCCTATATCATGCAAGAGTCCAGATAATCTTAGAATTTCAATGTCATCCGATTTCAAAATCCCTTTTTCATTTAATGCATTACCTGCTTGATTTGCAATATGCATTACTCCCAATGAGTGCTCAAATCTTGTGTGCTGAGCTGCAGGATATGTCAAATGAGCACCTGAAAGTTGTCTTATTCGTCTTAATCTTTGAAAAATTGGATTATCAATGATAGATAATTCATGATCGTAGACACGAATAAAATCGTGAATAGGATCAATTATGTCTGAATAATTTTTTTTCATAGCCCTATTTTCTTTGAAAATGTCTTCATGATTTTTTCATGTACTTCTTGTTTAGATTTTGATGCATCAATTATTTTCCAATTTTTTTTCTTTGCAGTAGTTCGATAAATTTTAGAAATTTTTTTCAAGAATTCTTCATTTTTTTCAAATTTATCACGGTGAGTTTTTTGTCTGTGAAAAGATTCTTTTTGTGTAACATCAAGCAAAATTACAAGATCAGCTTTTGGTAGACCAGCATCAAGATTTTCAAGCCATTTGGGCTTCAAACCATTGGCTATTCCATAAATTAGATTAGAGTGATAATATCGATTCATGATTAAAATAGAGTTTTTTTCTTGCGCTGCCAAGATTTCATTGAGTTTTTCCCATCTGTTTGCAGCCAAAAGACAATGAATTACTTGTGGAGGGAATTTTCTTTTTCCATCCAAATATTTTCTTATTTCTTGTCCTATGGGTGTTTTATAATCAGGAAAATGAAATAGTTTGGTTTTGATCTTTCTTTTTTTTAGAGCTTTTTCTAATAGTATAGATTGAGTTAATTTTCCTGCTTGGTCTCCACCTTCTATTACAATAATCATAAGTTATCAAAACTGAGAAATTAATTGATTAAAAATCTATCAAGGTTTATAACCAAAAATTGAGCATATATCTCAAAATGGGATTAGTAAAATCTATGGCAAACGAAATGATGAAGGAAATTGGAAACAAATCAAGAGAATTTTATGAATTTGTTTTACCTCCTGTAGATATGCATCTTGATGATGACAAATTAACAGTAGTAGTAGATATTCCAGGATTCGGAAAAAAAGACATTAAATTATCTATAAATAAAAATATTCTATCAATTCAGGCATGTAAGGAAATTTCTGAGCAAGGCAAACACAACATAATTTGTAATCAAAGACCCAACATAATTGACAAAAAAATTAGATTGCCAATTGAATTAAAAGAAGGAGAAGAATCTGTTAATTCTGCAAAATATGAACAAGGAGTTTTGACAATTATTGTTCCTGTAGAAAAACATGGAAAAGATATCAAAATAGAATAGTTATCGTTTTCTAAATATTGCAAATACACTCATTATTATCAATGAACCAATCATTCCTGTAATTCCAATTGATTCATTTGTAGCATACAAAACAGATGAGCCAATAAAAATTGCTGCTGAAAGAATACTTCCAGAGAGTAAAACATTAGACTTGGATTTTGCATTTAAGAGATTCAAGGATCTATTTTCATCTAGGAATTTTTTGAGTTCTGGTGCTATAGAAATTGTGGCGTCGATTGATTTTGCAAATCTATCAAATGAATGTTTTATTTCTTCAATGTATGCATCTTTAATTAGACTCTCTTCTTCTAAAATCTCCCTTACAACTTTTACAAATTTGAAATTAACTTTGTGTGTTTTGTAAATTCCTTCAATAATTGATGCCATTCTCATATACAAAGCCAGGTTTTTTGGAAGAATAAAAGGAAATCTGCTCATAGTTTTGTTTGCAAGCTCCATCAAGCTTTCCACTTCCATTTCATCTGGTTTTTTTCCATGCATTGCCCGAACAGTAAGTTCAATGCCTTTTTCAATAACTGAACGATTAAAATCAGGAGTGAGCATCCCAAGATCACTCATTGCGTTTACAGTTCTTGGAGGATCTTTCTCTACTAATGCAAGATATAGTCGAATCAATCTTAACCTAGTTTCATTATCTAATCTTCCTACCATTCCATAGTCATATAGAATCAGCCTGCCATCATCAGTAACCGAAATGTTGCCTGGATGAGGATCGGCGTGAAATATAGAGTGCTTTAGAAGCATGGTAAAGAAAACTTTGTGGACATCAATTACGAGTTTTTGCCTATCAATTCCCTTCTTATCTAGGGCTTCAACATTAGTTACTTTGATTCCTGGAAGGTATTCCATTGTAAGGATATTTTTTGATGAATAATCATCATATACTGAAGGGATAACAACTTTGCTATTATTTTCTAAATCATGTTTAATTTTTTTGAGGTTTTCTGATTCAT
This genomic window from Nitrosopumilus ureiphilus contains:
- the tmk gene encoding dTMP kinase; its protein translation is MIIVIEGGDQAGKLTQSILLEKALKKRKIKTKLFHFPDYKTPIGQEIRKYLDGKRKFPPQVIHCLLAANRWEKLNEILAAQEKNSILIMNRYYHSNLIYGIANGLKPKWLENLDAGLPKADLVILLDVTQKESFHRQKTHRDKFEKNEEFLKKISKIYRTTAKKKNWKIIDASKSKQEVHEKIMKTFSKKIGL
- the pyrH gene encoding UMP kinase, whose amino-acid sequence is MKKRIVIKLSGKIFGMDNAKVLKDYAEFLVKISKICQPIVIAGGGNIARHYISHARSSGADESTLDELGIEISRLNAKLLIYALKNKAYSHPPTTLQEVRHAVDDGLIVVTGGLHPGQSTNGTAALIAEKVQAEQFLNATDVDGVYDKDPNKFKNAKKFRRIELKNLKNMLVHEDSVAGGYDLMDIVALKIIERSKIKTRILKATPKNIESAIKGDNIGTEIILSSK
- a CDS encoding ABC1 kinase family protein, whose protein sequence is MSTARTIHILIKLLPSIFALRKDRKKWIHHENNEIDLEQFRKNARKVLDTFISLGPVYIKLGQWLSSRADILPQPYLEELSKLQDSVPAAPFDEAKLIIEKDLGPIDEKFDAIDPNSISGASLGQVYRGSISGKQIVIKVKRPGIEKIVAEDIKVLKKILPLALRFVDPNLRYSAKAMLSQFIETIHEEMDYTHESENLKKIKHDLENNSKVVIPSVYDDYSSKNILTMEYLPGIKVTNVEALDKKGIDRQKLVIDVHKVFFTMLLKHSIFHADPHPGNISVTDDGRLILYDYGMVGRLDNETRLRLIRLYLALVEKDPPRTVNAMSDLGMLTPDFNRSVIEKGIELTVRAMHGKKPDEMEVESLMELANKTMSRFPFILPKNLALYMRMASIIEGIYKTHKVNFKFVKVVREILEEESLIKDAYIEEIKHSFDRFAKSIDATISIAPELKKFLDENRSLNLLNAKSKSNVLLSGSILSAAIFIGSSVLYATNESIGITGMIGSLIIMSVFAIFRKR
- the hsp14 gene encoding archaeal heat shock protein Hsp14, with translation MGLVKSMANEMMKEIGNKSREFYEFVLPPVDMHLDDDKLTVVVDIPGFGKKDIKLSINKNILSIQACKEISEQGKHNIICNQRPNIIDKKIRLPIELKEGEESVNSAKYEQGVLTIIVPVEKHGKDIKIE
- a CDS encoding HD domain-containing protein, which gives rise to MKKNYSDIIDPIHDFIRVYDHELSIIDNPIFQRLRRIRQLSGAHLTYPAAQHTRFEHSLGVMHIANQAGNALNEKGILKSDDIEILRLSGLLHDIGHGPFSHLFEEIIQKRKFSHEDFGRKIILKSEIGDILSKNGYDKKLVTTIAFGDSKFQYLNEIVSGTLSADMMDYLLRDGYFTGAEHAKIDHKRITQSLDVHKKKLALERSALYSFESMMHSRYQMFKAVYFHKTVRAAEVMLLEALRLSDDEFGFTTFNLNEFVKLTDEYVLSTLVSSKSTKLKRARQFAQDYQNRKLLKCVFERILTSQTNLKKPRTDELRAVISKKSKVDENEIFVDSSVTPSIPLAPSKNESKSIILISNENGKSSAKEMPISEIPVVSAISGFMNILRIYTHEKNRKKVEIAAKSIIGDLK